The DNA region TTGGACTGTTCGTTAAACTGAGGTTCTGGATTAAGTTTCTCTATAAGCGGTTTTAATAGCCTATTCTTCATCACGAACCACCCCCAGTTTTTATCTAGTTTTCCAATTTAAGGTGCTCTTATGTATAAAAAAACAAAAAAACGAGCCGCAATCATCACTGTCCATCTTTTAATTTTCAAATATAAAAAAATCCCTTCAAAGTGAAGGGATTCATTTCTAATCTTTTTATTGTTTCAAAATGTAAGAACTGATCATGAACATGACCAAAATATAGGTTCAATCCGATTGTTTAATTTTGTAGTTTTTATGATTAACTATGGTTGTAAGTGGTTCATCTTTCGTTTTTGAAAATCCGTATTGAACCATTACAGAGTTTTCCCTAATGCCCGTTACTTTTCCTTCATGTTCTTCTCCTTCACGTTTAAAGGAAATAACATCGCCAATTTTCACAGTGGCCATTCCCATCACCTCGCCAATATAATGTCCAAAAATTTCTAATGTAATACTCCCATTTGCATCAAAGTAATCTGCAGTTTTTTTTAGATTTGCAACTATTTTAAAAAAAGATTAGGGAATGCTCAATTAGTGTGGTATACTTTGTCTACCATTTTCTTTATGTGTTTGTGTGCCCGCCCTACTCAACTGCAGAGTAGGGTTTTTTTATGTAATTTTTTCTAAGATAACAAAAAAAGACTCTACAAGAGAGCCTTTTTATATTTAAGTTCTTATTATGCTTTGCGAACGTTAGTAGCTTGGGGTCCACGTTGACCTTGTTCTACTTCAAATGTTACTGCTTGACCTTCGTCTAAAGATTTGAAACCTTCGCTTTGGATAGCTGAGAAGTGTACGAATACGTCGTCTCCTGCTTCGCGTTCGATAAATCCGAATCCTTTTTCTGCGTTAAACCATTTCACTTTACCTTGTTCCATTGTTGTTTCCTCCTCGTGTGCTAAGCACACATTGTGTTACTATCCTTGCATCTTTAAGACAGAAAGTTTTAAAACTTAATACCTACCGAAAAACAAAAATAATTCTTCTTTACTATAACAGAGACTTCCCATTAATGCAAATCAATATTCAAAATTTATTTGCACCCCCTATCACAAGATGTTCGCCTGAATTTGGCAACCCGTAACCAATACAAATCTGTTATAGTAGTCTAATAAGATGATTTTCGAAAGGAATTAATTAAAATGAAATGTATTTCAATTGATTTAGACGGCACTTTATTAAACTCACAGCATCAAATATCTGAGGAGAATCTAGAAGTCCTCAACAAACTACAAGAATTAGGTCATTGTGTCATTTTAAATACGGGTCGTGCCTATGCAGATGTCATAAAATTAAAAGCGCTCCAAAATATGGAGCTTCCGATATTTTGCATTAATGGTTCTATCCTATACTCAGCGGCAAGAGAACGGTTATATGAGGCAACTTTAACAACTTCTGCTTATGAAGAAATATTTGCGATTTTACAAGGATTGGGTGTAGGAATTCTCGTATATACAAATTATGGAGGTTTCCCTTCCACCTTGCCACCGCTACATGGAAAAACAAAAGAGGAGTTAAATTCCCTTTTTCAAGAATTCAATTATGACGAAATTCTTGAAAAAGACAATCTGAAAATTTATAAACTAATTGCGTTGTTGCAAGAGAACCAATTAGACAAAATTGAAGTAGTGAAAACTGCTCTAACTGGAAGAACTGATATTTCAACCGCCACCTCTTTTCCAAACATTATGGAGATTACTTCAATTGAAGCGAATAAAGGAAAGGCTTTATTACGTTACCAGCAGATGATGGACCTATCTTTTGATGAAATTATTGCATTTGGAGATGGGGGCAATGATCTAGCTCAATTTGAAGTTGCCACTACTTCTGTTGCGATGGGAAATGCTCCTCTCGCCATTCAACAAAAAGCTGACATTATAACGAAAACTAATGACGAAGATGGGTTTGCTTATGCTGTTCGTCATCTATTAGATTTACTCAAGACAGATGAAAAAATCTCAATATCCTAGTAAATAAATAAACGAGACGCCAGAAAATGGTGAATCTCGTTTTTTTTTCCCCTAGAATCACTTTTTGTCGATCAATTTTTTTATAGTTAAAAGGGCTCGATGTCATTTTGAATAATGAAAGGCATAATCTTTTTACTAAAGGGGGGATTTTTATTAGCCAGTCATTTGCAAACAACACTTCATCTAGAACCTCGGTGGTATTAGGGGTAGTCTTAGGAGTGATAGGGATTGGACTCATGGTCATTAATATCTTAATTGGGTTTATCTTCGTTATTATTGGGGCTATATTATTCTTCGTCATTCGTTACTTTGCCAACGATACTTCAGTTTCTTGTCATGAGGATGGATTTATTGTAACGGTTATCAATAAAAGAAAAGGAACCTCTGTCCATGAATATTCCTGGCAGGACGTAACTGAAACGGTTTATTATGAAAAGGATTCTAGCGGTGAGAATAACACCACCACTTGTTATTTTCAGGCTAAAACCGAAATTGGTGTTGCATTTAATCTAGCTGAAATGAAGAATTTTGATGGATTAATTCAGCTTTTCAATAATAATACAAGCCACTTGCCATACTATTGGGAAAAACCAAAAGGAATGTTTAAAACCAGTTATGTAAAACAAAATCGGATTTGATCTTAAAAAAGGTGACTTAACACCGATGCCTGTCACCTTTTTAAGATCGTTTTAAACTAGTTCAAGCTGAGTAAATATTTCTGAAAATGATTCTTCTTTTTTTATCTGCATTTCTTGCTGTTCGTTGATTCTTACTTTTCTGTTCTTTTCAAATTGTTTCAAATACTGTGCGCTAGTGTTATTTTCTAAAAGCGCTCTGGTTACGATTGGAGCTAACACGTGAGCGTCCAATAACCCACAATTAATTCCAATTGCTCCTGTCGGGGTCATTGTATGTGCGGCATCACCTATGATCACTAAGCCATCCTTAACCCATGTCTCACTGCACGAACTTACTACCTTTAGACAAACAAAATCCTTCCATGATTGGATATTTCGTAAGACAATATCTTCTAATTCCGGAAAACTGTTTACTAATGGTTCCAGAAATAATTGAAGATCTCCCTTTTTCAACGAAGGAAATGCCCCCTCTTCGATATTCCAGCCAATTTGGATGCGACCACCCGTTTGCGTGAACAATGCAAGCTGATGTCCATCAACAAAAACCATCCTTGTCGTTGGCTCCCATCCTTGTGGAGCAGGAATTTTTGCCCATAATACATCGTAACCATGCTTTCTTTGTTCCGTTAGGATATTCGCATGCTTCCTCACAGTAGAATATCGTCCGTCCGCTCCAACGATAATCTTACTTGTGATTTCTATTTCCTGGCCATCCTTTATCGCATGAACACCTGCATAAAATCCATTATCATCCTCGATCAACCCGGTTACAGTTGAATTGTATAGGATTTGGAAATGATTATATTGCTCTGACTCTTTAATAATTGCACTCAGTAAATTGGACTGTGGAACATGAATGCCCACATGGTCCTCATCGTTAGCAGGTAAAATCGTTTTAACGATATCTTTCCCAGCAAAGTATTCAACCTTACTCATTCTGAGAAGACCTAGTTCTTCGATTTTATCAAACAATTCATGTTCTCTTAAGATTGCCTCTGTATCTCCGTTAATATGCTCGCCTCTAAACTCCCTACTTACTCCGGAAGTACGTTCTATTATAATGGTTGACACACCATTTTGGGCTAATAAGTAACCAAGTAAAGTCCCTGCTGGTCCTCCGCCAACAACACAAACATCTGCATGTAGATTCAAGTTACTCACCTTCTGGTCTGATTTTATGTTCGTTCAAGCACTTTTTCTGACTTTTTTAAGTAACATTATAGCCAAGCAATAATTTATCAATTGAAGTTTTGTAATAAGAAAATAAGTTAAGTATAGATTAACAAAACTGAGGTTATTGGTCAATTATCTGTGAGTAATTACAAATATATGTTCCTTATGGATATTTTTACAATCAGCTACTATAGAAGTAGATGCTGTCGTTTATTCCACTGCACCAAGAAACCCTCCAAAGCTGCTGGAGGGTTTCTGCTCAATTGACATTAATGAAAGATTTAAGTGGTTTGTACGATAAAGGCAATTTACTATAGAGGATTTTCAATGTAAGGAATTCATTCAGGGGCTGAAGTAACCATACTTGTTGAAGGCTGAGGTAAATTGAACTATTTACAATACAATTTTTTCAAGGGATTTATTGATCGCATTCCTAAATGTCCAGATAATGTCAGTAAGGATACCATTCTCCACCTTTATTTCTTTAAGATCCCAATAAAGTTCATTTTTCCGGTGATAATAAAAACCTCCATCTTGTGACTTTATTATTGTAAGAGTCCCTTTAGGTTTATTCGTTTCAATAAAAAGATAATACTTTTCTCCATTCCACTGGGCAAACGATTCGAAGTTTTTAAGAAATTCACGAACTTCATCTTTACTGTTTATCAAATTATTCACTCCTTAGTTGTGAGTGGCCAGGGGCTAAGTCATTACCTCCTTTTAAGATTAGAAATATGATTTTATTTATAGACGGATGAAGACCACTATCCTATTATCTTGGTAACAAGACAAACGGTGTTGGTTATAGGTGCTGAATACAGTATATTCGGAAAAAAAACTGCCATGAATATAGACTGACTATATTCATGGCAATTTTTCCATTTAGATTATTTTAAGCTTATCTTTCATTTTCTCATCAAGGAGTTGAAATGCTTTTCTTAGTGCCTCCTTTGGTATTTGCCCATACAAATCCCCAATGCTTACTTCGTAATTGGTTGTTACGTTATTCCCTACCCTAAGATAACTGGTTAAACCGATTCCTGTTTCCAGATAGATTTCGGTTAATGTGGCTTCTACCACTTCTTTTGGTGCATCAAAATACACATGAAACATATTGGATACAGGCTTCAACGGCAAAGTAGAAACGGCATGACACTGATTATAATACTCAGCAAGTTCCTTTGCACAGAGATAATACTGATTCATTTTGTCTACCCGCTTATCAAAATAATAATCAGCACTAAGGATATACGGATAAAGGCTAATTAAATCACCACCATGACGCCGTTTCCATACCTTAGATTTTTCTGTAAACTCTGTATTTCCTGCAAGAATCGCTCCAGCAATCCCACCGATTCCTTTGTATAAAGAAACATAGACACTATCAAAAAGCGCACAGATTTCCACGGCAGATTTTTCATAAAAGGGAAGAATCTCAAATAATCGAGCACCATCCAAATGTAATTTGATGCCCTTTTCCTTACAATAAGCTGAAATCGCTTCAAGTGTTTCATAGGCAGGTAGCTGACCACCAATCTCCCTCTGTGGTAACTCAAGCAATAAACAGGCAATCTCCTCTTCCAAACCCACCACATCTTCTAGTTGAATCACACGATCCTTATCCGCCAACAAAATTGTCTCAATATGATGCAATTCTTTTAAGCCATCTTCTTCATGAATCTCTAAATGACTTAATGGATGATAAGCAACCTTTTTTATTCTCAACTCATCACACCATATCCGTAAGGCGATTTGCTGTGTCATCGTTCCACTAGGAAAAAATACAGCAGCCTCTTTTCCTAAATACTTCGCCATCTTCTCTTGGAACTCGTCGATTATTTTTCCCTTACCGTAATGATCACCATCCTCTTGGCCATCCCATTTCACTAATGCCTCTTTTAAAACTTGAATATTCCGTGGACCATTTCCAGCTACTTTGTATTTTGTTTGTTTATAAAAGTCTGAAAAACTATTCATTTGATTAGGCTCCCCTCGATCCTTTGTTAATAGCCCTTTTTTACATTCACTTCGTTATCCAGTGGTTTATTTTCTTCGATATTTTTTAGCGTTTCAAGAAAACAGTTTACCCCTTCTTCCGGTGTGGTAACAGCTGAAATATGGGGGGTGATATGTATGTTTGGATGATTCCAAAATCGGTGATTCTCTGGAAGTGGCTCGTGGGTAAAAACATCGAGCACAGCAAATTTGAGATGGTTGTCATACAATGCCCGAAGCAATGCTTCCTCATCAACAGTTGCGCCTCTTCCCACATTGATGAATCCTGCACTTGATAAACGATTAAAAATATTTTTAGAAAACAGATTTTCCGTTTGCTCTGTCAACGGTAAGGTGTTGATGAGATAATTCATTTCATTTATCTGAGAAAAATGAGAATCAACAGTCATCACTTCTTTAAAATAATCCTTTTCTTTTCCGCTTAAGGAAACGCCGTAGACATCTACACCTAGTCCAGTTAATACTTTTGCTGTCATTTGACCAATTTCACCGGTTCCATAAATCATTACTTTTTGGTCACTTATTAATTTTGGCGTGATTGGTCCCCAATTTCTTTTCAATTGTAAGGCATGAAAGTGGTCATGCAACTGGACATCTTTTAGTATGTAACTTAAACAATATTCAGCAATTCGTTGTCCAAAAGAACAGATTGTTCGTGTTAGCAAAACATCTTCCTGCCAATCCCTCTTAAATAAAAATCGATCCACACCTGCACCAAGCGAGTGCACCCACTTGATATGACTGAAATCATAGGAAGACTTTACATTAAAAGAAACAAACGCATCCGCCCACAATAAATCCTCCTGCTTCATTTCATCTTCGGTAAGATAACGAAAATCCTTATGAATATCATCTTTTTCTATTAAGGATTTGATCTCTTTGTACATTGGGCTCACAACTAGGATATTATTTATCTTCATATTTTCACCTCTTTACTAATTGTAATGGCAAAAGGAAAAAACGAAAAGTGCCAGGCACCTGACACTTCCACTTATAAGCTTTTACCTTTTTCGTAAAAGTTGTTCATATCTTCTTTTGGTACAAGTGAACCGCCCGTTGCCCAGACAATATGTGTAGCATTTTTTAGGTTTGTATAATCGGAGGTTGCGATTTTACTAGGTCCAAGCAGACCAGATGCTGCTGAGTGTTCGACAAAGATTCCCTCACTGTCCGCATGTGTGACCAGTATTTAAATAAATCATTATCTTCAAAAATGTCCACAACAAAAGGGCTGGATTTGGAAATCCAAGCCCTTCAAGAACAGGGATTTGAAAATTACCATGTTCCCCTAAATTCTCTTTTTCACATCTTCTCTTAATGATTCAATTATGTTATCTGGTAAATCCGCTGGAAGTGAGGTGCCATTTTCGAACACCCATTTATTCATTATTTCAAGATCAGCCTTTTTAAATGTTATGCTATAATTTTTACTTTTGTAGGTAAAATCAGCTGTCACATATTCTTCAACAGCAAAGTCATCGTCAATGATCATATTATTTATTTCATATGGATTCACGGCAGGTTCCCCTTTTTAACAGTCTTATCTATAGAGTTAACTTTTTCTAATTGTTTATTCCCTCTTTTACCAAAACCCCAAAGTATCTTTTCACACTCAAAAAAAAGGTGCAA from Neobacillus sp. FSL H8-0543 includes:
- a CDS encoding DUF2187 family protein; translation: MATVKIGDVISFKREGEEHEGKVTGIRENSVMVQYGFSKTKDEPLTTIVNHKNYKIKQSD
- a CDS encoding cold-shock protein, which codes for MEQGKVKWFNAEKGFGFIEREAGDDVFVHFSAIQSEGFKSLDEGQAVTFEVEQGQRGPQATNVRKA
- a CDS encoding HAD family hydrolase; its protein translation is MKCISIDLDGTLLNSQHQISEENLEVLNKLQELGHCVILNTGRAYADVIKLKALQNMELPIFCINGSILYSAARERLYEATLTTSAYEEIFAILQGLGVGILVYTNYGGFPSTLPPLHGKTKEELNSLFQEFNYDEILEKDNLKIYKLIALLQENQLDKIEVVKTALTGRTDISTATSFPNIMEITSIEANKGKALLRYQQMMDLSFDEIIAFGDGGNDLAQFEVATTSVAMGNAPLAIQQKADIITKTNDEDGFAYAVRHLLDLLKTDEKISIS
- a CDS encoding FAD-dependent monooxygenase; translated protein: MSNLNLHADVCVVGGGPAGTLLGYLLAQNGVSTIIIERTSGVSREFRGEHINGDTEAILREHELFDKIEELGLLRMSKVEYFAGKDIVKTILPANDEDHVGIHVPQSNLLSAIIKESEQYNHFQILYNSTVTGLIEDDNGFYAGVHAIKDGQEIEITSKIIVGADGRYSTVRKHANILTEQRKHGYDVLWAKIPAPQGWEPTTRMVFVDGHQLALFTQTGGRIQIGWNIEEGAFPSLKKGDLQLFLEPLVNSFPELEDIVLRNIQSWKDFVCLKVVSSCSETWVKDGLVIIGDAAHTMTPTGAIGINCGLLDAHVLAPIVTRALLENNTSAQYLKQFEKNRKVRINEQQEMQIKKEESFSEIFTQLELV
- a CDS encoding beta-eliminating lyase-related protein, which gives rise to MNSFSDFYKQTKYKVAGNGPRNIQVLKEALVKWDGQEDGDHYGKGKIIDEFQEKMAKYLGKEAAVFFPSGTMTQQIALRIWCDELRIKKVAYHPLSHLEIHEEDGLKELHHIETILLADKDRVIQLEDVVGLEEEIACLLLELPQREIGGQLPAYETLEAISAYCKEKGIKLHLDGARLFEILPFYEKSAVEICALFDSVYVSLYKGIGGIAGAILAGNTEFTEKSKVWKRRHGGDLISLYPYILSADYYFDKRVDKMNQYYLCAKELAEYYNQCHAVSTLPLKPVSNMFHVYFDAPKEVVEATLTEIYLETGIGLTSYLRVGNNVTTNYEVSIGDLYGQIPKEALRKAFQLLDEKMKDKLKII
- a CDS encoding D-2-hydroxyacid dehydrogenase, with the translated sequence MKINNILVVSPMYKEIKSLIEKDDIHKDFRYLTEDEMKQEDLLWADAFVSFNVKSSYDFSHIKWVHSLGAGVDRFLFKRDWQEDVLLTRTICSFGQRIAEYCLSYILKDVQLHDHFHALQLKRNWGPITPKLISDQKVMIYGTGEIGQMTAKVLTGLGVDVYGVSLSGKEKDYFKEVMTVDSHFSQINEMNYLINTLPLTEQTENLFSKNIFNRLSSAGFINVGRGATVDEEALLRALYDNHLKFAVLDVFTHEPLPENHRFWNHPNIHITPHISAVTTPEEGVNCFLETLKNIEENKPLDNEVNVKKGY